One window of Triticum dicoccoides isolate Atlit2015 ecotype Zavitan chromosome 5A, WEW_v2.0, whole genome shotgun sequence genomic DNA carries:
- the LOC119301133 gene encoding WD repeat and HMG-box DNA-binding protein 1-like, giving the protein MKGRAVKLREAHKAGSGSPAFCSVAWAPGGQHVVTASAADVAILIHDAAAVSAGGTGARGSGSAAAAATIRLHKDGVTAVALAPGSGGSLASGSIDHSVKFYSFPDGTFQSNVARFTLPIRSLAFNKKGALLAAAGDDDGIKLIATVDNTISKVLKGHKGSVTGLAFDPKNDYLASIDSFGTVIFWDLCLGSEARSLTRVAPTFGSDHSVKNTLCWSPDGHTLAVPGLRNNVVMYDRDTAEEVFTLKGEHEQPICSLCWSPNGRYLATAGLDRQVLVWDVKSRQDIERQKFDERICSMAWKPEDNAIVLIDVMGKFGVWESVVPLTMKSPTEGAPELNLPRVPLFDDEDEEEKPSTSAGFDDEIDESLGDSAPFNHKRSRRKATFDDHMNGDSEEEDMIHEMQSGKRTKGRHKDNKEGARKAMDDSATSGRLVTARMQAAFQPGSTPSHPGKRNFLAYNMLGSITTIENEGHSHVEVDFHDTGRGPRVPSMTDYFGFTMAALNESGSVFANPCKGDNNMSTLMYRPFSSWAGNSEWSMRFEGEEVKSVALGAGWVAAVTSLNFLRIFTEGGLQMHILSVSGPVVTVAGQGDQLAIVTHASDCLPSGDQVLDVKVFNITEGAQSMSGRLVLTPSSQLSWFGFSENGQLSSYDSKGILRVFSGQFGGSWLPVFSSTKARKSEDESHWVVGLDANNIFCILCKSPECYPQVMPKPVLTILELSFPLASSDLGANSLENEFMTRKLHLSQIQKKIEEIAALGLDTTAFEDEAFNTEAALDRCILRLISTCCNGDKLVRATELAKLLTLEKSMKGALTLVTRLKLPTLQEKFSSLLEERMLNDARTAGTVGVCLNPASTNHSPALHTIQPAKIVQNGGNLEEASTPNPFARRSSAAGPKKAELEQPKDVKDNTPKVSPVVTPLAKIPKKNDNSEGKAKRERDGAAEQILKGGIDQAGAKNKGSEDSNRGEPQRPLNPFAKSSSNKEQSSSLLDSIKKMKVESEKVDKTNSKKVKV; this is encoded by the exons ATGAAAGGGCGCGCGGTGAAGCTGCGGGAGGCGCACAAGGCGGGCTCGGGCTCCCCGGCCTTCTGCTCCGTCGCCTGGGCCCCCGGGGGGCAGCACGTCGTCACCGCGTCCGCCGCCGACGTCGCCATCCTGATCCACGACGCCGCCGCCGTGAGCGCCGGGGGGACCGGGGCCCGGGGCTCCGGTTCAGCGGCGGCCGCCGCCACGATCCGGCTCCACAAGGACGGCGTGACGGCCGTCGCCCTCGCGCCGGGCTCCGGCGGCTCGCTGGCTTCCGGTTCCATCGACCACTCCGTCAAGTTCTACTCCTTCCCAG ACGGCACGTTCCAGAGCAACGTTGCCCGGTTCACCCTCCCGATCCGGTCACTGGCGTTCAACAAGAAGGGCGCCCTTTTggccgccgccggcgatgacgacgGCATCAAGCTGATTGCTACAGTCGACAACACGATCTCCAAGGTGCTCAAAGGTCACAAGGGCTCCGTGACCGGGCTGGCTTTTGACCCCAAAAATGATTATCTGGCATCAATCGACAGCTTTGGCACGGTCATCTTTTGGGATCTTTGTTTGGGCAGTGAGGCACGAAGCTTGACTCGTGTCGCCCCAACATTCGGTTCTGACCACTCGGTGAAGAATACCCTGTGCTGGAGTCCCGATGGACACACCCTTGCTGTTCCTGGGCTGAGGAATAATGTGGTCATGTATGACAGGGACACTGCGGAGGAGGTATTCACACTGAAAGGAGAACATGAGCAGCCAATATGCAGCCTTTGCTGGTCCCCGAATGGGAGGTACCTGGCAACTGCTGGCCTGGATAGGCAGGTGCTTGTCTGGGATGTGAAATCAAGGCAGGACATTGAGAGGCAGAAGTTTGATGAAAGGATATGTAGCATGGCATGGAAACCGGAGGATAATGCTATAGTACTCATTGATGTAATGGGTAAATTTGGGGTTTGGGAATCAGTGGTCCCTTTGACCATGAAGTCGCCCACTGAGGGTGCGCCTGAGCTAAACCTGCCGAGGGTTCCATTGTTTGATgacgaagacgaagaagaaaaaCCAAGCACATCGGCTGGTTTTGATGATGAGATCGATGAAAGTCTTGGTGATTCAGCACCTTTCAACCACAAGCGGTCAAGGAGAAAGGCCACATTTGATGACCACATGAATGGAGATAGCGAAGAAGAGGATATGATACACGAGATGCAGTCAGGCAAGAGAACAAAAGGTAGGCACAAAGATAACAAAGAAGGTGCTAGGAAGGCAATGGATGATTCGGCAACTTCTGGAAGGTTGGTTACAGCAAGAATGCAAGCTGCCTTCCAGCCTGGGTCAACGCCATCTCATCCTGGCAAGCGAAATTTCCTTGCTTACAACATGCTTGGAAGTATTACTACCATTGAAAATGAGGGGCACTCACATGTAGAG GTTGACTTCCACGACACAGGAAGAGGCCCCAGAGTCCCTTCCATGACCGACTATTTTGGTTTCACCATGGCTGCACTGAATGAATCAGGAAGCGTGTTTGCAAATCCATGCAAGGGAGACAACAATATGAGCACTCTTATGTACCGCCCCTTCAGCAGCTGGGCTGGTAACAGTGAG TGGTCAATGAGGTTTGAGGGAGAAGAAGTGAAGTCTGTGGCTCTTGGTGCTGGATGGGTTGCTGCAGTCACAAGTTTAAATTTTTTGCGCATCTTCACCGAAGGGGGCTTGCAG ATGCATATCCTCTCAGTCAGTGGTCCAGTGGTTACTGTGGCAGGTCAGGGGGATCAGCTAGCAATTGTGACTCATGCTTCAGATTGCCTACCGTCAGGAGATCAG GTACTAGATGTTAAGGTATTCAACATAACCGAGGGGGCACAATCAATGTCCGGCCGCCTTGTCTTGACTCCATCCTCTCAACTATCTTGGTTTGGTTTCAGTGAGAATGGCCAACTTAGTTCATATGACTCCAAG GGAATACTGAGGGTCTTTTCCGGTCAGTTTGGTGGGAGCTGGCTTCCTGTGTTTAG TTCAACCAAGGCAAGAAAATCTGAAGATGAAAGCCACTGGGTGGTGGGTTTAGATGCTAATAATATATTCTGCATTCTATGCAAGTCCCCTGAATGTTATCCTCAG GTGATGCCCAAGCCTGTTCTAACTATACTTGAGCTGTCATTTCCTCTTGCGTCATCTGACCTTGGAGCCAATAGTTTGGAAAACGAGTTCATGACAAGGAAGTTGCATCTCTCACAG ATCCAAAAGAAAATAGAAGAAATTGCTGCTCTGGGTCTTGACACAACTGCATTTGAAGATGAAGCATTCAATACAGAGGCTGCACTTGACCGGTGCATCCTGAGACTCATCTCTACCTGCTGCAATG GTGATAAGCTAGTCCGAGCCACTGAGCTTGCAAAGTTACTGACGTTGGAGAAATCAATGAAGGGAGCATTAACACTTGTTACACGCTTGAAACTTCCTACATTACAAGAGAAGTTCAGTTCATTACTTGAG GAGAGAATGTTAAACGATGCAAGAACTGCTGGAACAGTGGGTGTTTGCTTGAATCCGGCCAGTACAAACCACTCACCAGCGCTCCATACAATCCAACCTGCTAAAATTGTGCAAAATGGAGGTAACTTGGAGGAGGCATCCACACCGAACCCTTTTGCCCGACGAAGCAGTGCAGCTGGACCTAAGAAGGCAGAATTAGAACAACCAAAAGATGTGAAGGATAACACTCCAAAGGTTTCACCTGTGGTTACCCCTTTAGCTAAGATACCCAAGAAAAATGATAACTCAGAAGGGAAAGCAAAAAGGGAGAGGGATGGAGCAGCTGAACAGATTTTGAAAGGAGGCATTGATCAGGCTGGTGCTAAAAATAAGGGCAGTGAAGACAGCAACCGAGGAGAGCCTCAGCGGCCACTTAACCCCTTTGCAAAATCTTCATCCAACAAAGAACAGTCATCGTCCCTTTTGGATTCCATAAAAAAGATGAAGGTTGAAAGCGAGAAAGTCGATAAAACCAACAGCAAGAAGGTGAAAGTATAA